The genomic interval ACCCGGCGTTTCGCACGGATTGATTTTCCGGTGCAGGCGGCGAAAGGCGGATTCGCCTTCCATCATTTCGTCGACGGTCATGGGCTCGCTCCATCAGAATGGACCAACGAAGGGGCCTTAATAAGTCAATTCTATGACCCTATCGTTTTGATAACAGTATTCTATCAAGCTGGTCGGGCCGATCCTTGACCGTGGTCAAGCGGACGGCGATGGCGATTCAGACAGCAAGGGCCGACAGGAAGTCCCGGGCGATCAAGCCGGCGAGCCGGCGCATCACCAGGTAGCCCGACGCCCGGTCCTTGTCGAAAATCATCAACAAGGCCTTGGCCGGAATCACCGCGATCGTGCAGGGCTCCAGGCAATCGGCGGTCGCCACCCGGCGCGGGCGCTCGTCGATCAAGGCCGCCCAGCCGAACACTTGGCCCGGGCCCATCACCGAATCCGTCCCGGCCCGGTTGCCGACCCCGATCGAGAAACGGACCCGGCCCTTGGCGACGATGTAGATCGCCTCGGCGTCGTCGCCCAGCTCGTAAACCCGGTCTCCTTCGTCGAACGTCTCCTCGCGCGAGGCGCGCGCGATTTCCGCCAACGCGGCTTCGGACACGCCCGCGAAGAGCGGGGTTTTCCGCAACAGTTCCGTGATCGCCTGGGTCATGGGTGGCTCCTCTTCAGCCGAATTTGTCGTAGCGAATGTCCTTGGCCGGCAGACGCGCGTCCATGATCAGCATGCGCAGCGCGCCGTCCACCATCGGCGGCGGGCCCGCGACGAACGCGACGACGTTATCGTACTGTCCGGCCATGGTCTGGGCCGCGACCGCGTGGACGAACCCGGTCGCAAAGCGAAGATGCGCGTGGCGGGCGCGCAAATTATCCGGTGCGTTGCCTTCCGACAGCGCGACGGTAACCGCGAGATTGCCGCCGGATCGGGCGGCGATGTCGTCCATCCGGTCGAGGAAAAAGACGTCGTTCGCGGTGCGCACGCCGAAAAAAACGTGACCGCGGCGGCGCGCGAAATGTCCGGTGCCGTCGGCACGGGCGAGAATCGCCATCATCCCGGCGATACCGCTGCCGCCGGCGATGCAAAGAAAATTCTTGTCTTCCTCGGGGCGATAGACCGCCCGCCCAAGCGGGCCGAATACGTGTACCCGTGTGCCGTTGCGATCGGCGGCGAACAGCCATTCGCTGAACTTGCCGCCGGGCTTGGCCTTGATCACGAATTCGAGCCGCCCGGCGGGGGCCGCGAAATTAACCATCGAGTACGCCCGGCCGCCGTCCACCTCGGGAACGGCCAAGATCGCGAATTGGCCCGGAACGAATGTCATCGCCGGATCGAGATCGAGCGCGAACGCCACCACGTCGGCGGTGAGCCGCGCGTAGGCTCCGAGCGTGCCCCAATGATATGCGGGACGCGGAAGCAATTCGATCTCGGGCGGTATTTTGCCGGGAACGAAGACGGTGCAATCGCCGGCCGCCGATTCCTGGCAGAGCAGAAATTCGCCGCGATCGGGTTTGAGATAGGAGCGCGCCGGCGCCGCCGACCATCCGGGCACGATCGAGCCCGATATGGCGCGGGCCTTGCAGGTGCCGCAGGTGCCGGTCGCGCATTCGTAAGGGAGAGCCACGCCCTGGCGCAGGCCGGCGTAGAGCAGTTTTTCGTCCGCGGCGCAGTCGAACGTCCGCTCGCCGGCCTTCGTTTGAACGACGATTTTCATCGCGCGCAACGGTTCTCGGCGCCGGGCACGACCACGAACGGCGAACGGCGCGGAGTCATTCCTCGATGTATTCGTATACGATCGGCTTGTCGATGAACGCGAGCAGGTCGGTACCTTCGACCTTGCTTTGGTAGAACTTGATGTCGCGTTCGGCCTCGCCCTGCTTGGCGCCGGTCTTCAAATCCCATTGCCAGAGGTGCTTGGTGCAGGTGAACACGCCGTCCTGGTAGAGCCCGGATTCGGCGAGCGGTTCCTCCATATGCGGGCACATGGGGGGAATCACCCGGAAATCGCCGCCGAGATTGACGGCCACGACCTCGACGCCGTCGACGTCGAATTTCCTGACCGCGTTGACGGGAAATCCCTCGATCGAGCACACGCGCTTCCAGGCCATGAATATCTCCCGAAGTTGATCCCGGCGCGCCGCCGCCGCCCGAAGGGGGCGGCGGCGGAACCGGCTTTCGTCTCTATAATCTTTCCGGGGCGAGCGGCAAGCCCCGCGCGCGGCGGCCGCCGTTACAACGGCCAGTGCGAGCCTTTGTCGAGGCGGCGCGTTTCCAGGCGCACCTCGCGCTTGACGAACTTGGGCGCGCCGCCGTTGAGACGGAATTGGTCGACGTAGCGGCCCACCACGAACAGGCGATTTTCCCCCGAATCGATGTGGGAATTGATGCCGTCCAGCATGTTCTGGTAAATCACCACCGACGTCACCGCCTGGGCGGTTTTCGCTTTGTCGTCCACCTCGACGGTATAAACCGTCGCGTGGCGCTTGAGCGGCGAATGATCGGTGTTGTGCTTGGGCAGGATATCGACCATCCCGATCAAGTCCTGCCGATTACCCGAAAAATATGTCATGTCGCGACGGATTTCCGGGCTGTAGGCGGTGATGGCATAGTTGAAATCGCCGTCGCAAAGCTCGAGCCAGTCCCTGAACTTGTTCTCGTCGAGCAAAAGACAGCTCTTGTAGATCGTTTCCTTGACGGATTCGATCGTGTCCCTGGTTGCGGTCATGGCTTCTGTCCTTCCTGTCTGGAGCGATACGTCCTACTCCGCCGCTTCCATGTATTTGCGCGTCGGATCGCTCGGCAGGCGATTCATCCAGCGGCCCCATTCCTGATAGAAATGGCGCATGCCGATTTCGTCGTGAATGGTCTCGTTTTCGTGACGCGCCTGGATGATCCGGCGCGGCTCGGCGCCGGTCTGCATGGCGGTGCCCTGGCCGGCGACGCCGATCAGATCTTCATGCAGGTTGCGCCCGAACGGTCCCCAGATCGAGTTGTGGTGCTCGATCCGCTGCATCCGCTCCTCGGCGGTGTCGCTCTTGAGGCCGAGGCCGCGGAATTCGATCAGCACCTTGTCCGGGCCGAGCGGGGTCATGAGATCGACCCGGAGCGCCGAGCCGCGCAGGTTGAAGTTCGCGCCCGGAAACAGATCGACCATGTACCACTGGTTGGGCGGCAGGCCGGGGAACGACAGCGCGGCGCGCGAATGGGCGCCCTGATACTTCTCGTATTGTACCTCGAACGTGCCGACGACCACGTGGCCGTTGTCGAAGGCCATGTTCTTGCGCGCGAAGTAGGCGTCGTTAAAACCGGTGATCCGGTTATGGTAGTGCATGTAGTCGTGATAGAACTCGCTGTTGGTGTCGTGCCACAGCTTGTAGTTACAGCCGATGATCGCCTTGTGGTAATGGAAGACCTCGAGCGGCGCGCCATCCAGGTTCTTCTGGATGCATTCGAGCGCCGGACCGGCCCACTGCTGGACCGTCTGCGGGTTGTTGTCGTCGAGGGTCACCCACACGAAATTGCCGAAGGTGGTCTCGCAGCGCAGTTCGCGCAGGCCCAAATCCTTGCGCGAGATGCGGTCCTGGTAGCCTTCCTTTTCCCGCGTGATCATCACGCAGTTGCCCTTCATGTCGAACTGCCAGCCGTGGAACATGCAGGTCATGTGCTTGGGATTGCCCGACGCCTGGCCTTCCATGAAGGAGCCCGAGGGGCGCCGTTCGATCAGCATGCCGCGATGGGGGCAGATGTTGAGGAAGGCGCGGATCTTGTTGTCCGGGCCGCGCACCACGATGATCGGCTCGCGCGCGATGGTGAGCGTGCGGAAATCGTAGGGCTCCGGCACCTCGGATTCGTGGCACACCGGAATCCACGTCTTCTTCCAGATCTTTTCCAACTCCTCCTCGAAAATCATGGGATCGGAGTAAATCCGGCTGTCGACGAACTCGTCGATGCGGAGCGAGTTGGGAGGGGTATTCCACTGCGCGGCGTTCCTGGACGGCATGATGTCTCTCCTGTTGCGGCTCGCGTTGGCCTTGCCGATCGCTTCGGCCCGGCCCGGTGCCGGACTTGGCGCTAAATTTTAAAGTCTTCCGCTTCCGCGGCATAGCTCCCGCGCGCCCGGCGTGCGTATTGGCCACACGAAAATAGCGCGCGTTCCGCGTAAGGCCGAACAATCTAAGATCCGAAAAGCAATTTGTAAAATCTATCAAACTTATTGGTTGATATGCGCAGTCGATAGTTAACCTCGGAAAATTGTGCTTTTGTGTTATTGATGACTTCTATCAAATGATACGGTTATAAAGCTTTACAAATGGCGCGGATTGTTTTTCATAAGACCACCTAAAGAGCACCGACTGTGACGCTTTGGACGACGATCCAAGGACAAAGCAGACGAAAAAATTCGGTGCAACGGACAAGGTTTAGGGAGGATTTACCGGGAGACGCCGCGCGAATGGATCGCTGACATTTCCGCGACACAACCATCGGCACGCGAGTTCGGTTTAGCGGCCGGGCGGACTTTTGCCCGCCGGTCGAGCAACCCGCCGCCGTCCCGTTGGCGCAACCCGGATGAGCGCTTCGAATCGACCCCAAGATCAAGAAACTCGAGCGACAGGCTGACTTTTCACCATCAAGGGAGACATGACATGAAGATGAGAATCGGAAGCATTGCTTTGTGCGCGGCGGTCGGGATCGGCCTTGCGGCCCAGCCCGCGTCCGCCGCCGTCGACTTCGGCAAGCCGGGAACGCCGGTGAAGCTGGTGGTCGGCTATCAGCCCTACTACACCCAGTCCTGGTCGGGCGTGGTGATGAACGGCAAGAAGTTCTGGGAAGCGCGGTTGCCGAAAGGCTCGACGGTCGAATTCCAGATCGGCCTCCAGGGCGCGATCATCGTCAACGCCATGACCGGCGAAAAACAACACATGGGCTATGTCGGCGACATGCCCGGCATCGCCGCCACCTTCCGCTATATCAAGGAGCGCGGCGGCACGGATATCCGCATCATCGGTTCGCTCGGCACCTCGAAGCAGCAGTGCAACGTCTTCTTCGTCCGCAACGACGCGCCGAAGTTCAAGAACGGCGTCGAGGCGGTCAAGTGGATGGACGGCAAGGTCACGTCGTCCCCGCACGGCAGCTGCACCGACCGCTTCGCCCGGCTCGCCTTCCAGAAGGCCGGAATCAAGCCGGACAAGTATCTCAACCAGAACATCGAGGTGATCACCACCAACTTCCGCGCCGGCAAGCTCGACGCGGCGGTAATCTGGGAGCCGACCGCCTCCAAGCTTGAGCTCGAAGGGATCGCCCGGCGCGCGGCGAGCGGCGAGGACTTCGACGCCCTCGACGGCGGCTTCCTGATCGCGCTCAACGACCTGATCCAGCAGCGGCCCGACGTCATCCGCGCCTGGATGGAAGCGGAGCTCGACGCGCAGCTATTCCTGCTCGACCCGAAGAACGCGGGCGAGGTCGCCACGATGGCCCAGCAGCAGACCGAAAAGATCGACCGCAAGATCCTGTGGGCTTCGCTTTACGGCGAATACCCGAAAGATGTCGGCGGCGGCGAGGTCAAGAACCAGCTCGAGTACATCGTTAACGACCGCGTGCGCAAGCTGCTCGACGACGCGACCGCGTTCCTTTACAGCCTGGACGCGAAGCCGGCGGCTGCGGAAAAGGTTCGCCCCGAAGCGGTCGCCGACCAGACCGCGCGCGAAGTTTTGAAGGCGCGCAATCTGTCGAGCCCGCTCGGCGTGATCAAGGCCCAGCCGATATCGGCCTTTAAGCCGTAAGTCGGGCGTCGGAATGCGCGGCTCCGGGATACATGTCCCGGAGCCGCCGCTCCGAACGGGACTTTCGCTAAAACCACCGGATGTTTCAGCGCGACCGCGCGGCGGCACCGGTCAACGACAGTAACGAGAACCAAGGACGGCTCCGAATACGATGAGCGGTGACGGAATCACGAGCGCCATGCCCAATCCCGGGACCGTCGAGGGCGGACGGATGCAGGCCCCAACCGGATTGGCCCTGTTTCGCTACCACATGAACAAGAAACTGCGTTCGCCGGCGCCGTACCTGATGGTGCTCGGCCTCGGCACGTGGGTGCTGCTCTACTGGCTGTTCTGCGAGGTGTGGAGGCTGCCGCGCTTCGAGAAAATGCCCGGTCCCGTCGCGCTCGTCCGCGATTGGCTGTCGCCGCATCCGTTCCAAGGCATCTCGATCTATACCGAGGTCTATTACACCCATATCTGGGTCAGCGTGCGGCGGATCATGATCGCATTCGCCATCGCCACCGTGATCGGCGTGCCGCTCGGCCTTCTCATGGGCTGGTCGCGGCGTTTCAAGGACTACACGTTCCCGATCCTGGAAACCTTGCGGCCGATCCCGATTCTCGCCTGGGTGCCGCTCGCCATCCTCATGTTCAAGGGTCTGGAAACCCCGGTGATCTTCCTCGCCACGCTGGCGTCGCTGTTCGTCACCGTGCTGAACACGCTGCTCGGCGTCGAATCGATCGACGAAGCCTACTTCCGCGCCGCCGGGTGCCTCGGTTCCAAGCCAAGGCAAGTCTTCTGGCACGTGGTGGTGCCCGGATCGCTGCCGTTCATTTTCACCGGCCTGCAGATCAGCATGGGCGTCGCCTGGTTCTCGCTGGTCGCGGCCGAGATGGTGTCGGGCGACTACGGCCTCGGCTACATGATCCTGTCGTCCTACGTCAACAGCGTCACGGTGCCGATGGTGATCGGCATGCTGACGCTCGGCTTCGTCGGCTGGTTCACCTCGGCCTTGGTGCGCATGACCGGCAATCGCCTGATGCAATGGCGGACGCGCGCGCTGGCGCTGGAGGGCCGATGAGCGCCATGACCGCGACGACGGCCGTTCACGGCGCCGCCGCGCCCGCCGCGCACCGCGGCGGCAAGGGCGCGATCAGCATCAAGAACGTGACCAAGATCTACGATCCCGGCGGCGTCAACGTGATCGCCGTCGACAACTGCTCGCTCGAGATCGCGTCCGGCGAGATTTGCATGATCGTCGGCCCCTCGGGGTGCGGCAAGACCACGCTTTTGAACGCCATCGCCGGTTTCCACTCGATCACCACGGGGACCATCCATCTCGACGGCGAGCTGCTGTGCGGCCCCGACAAACCCAAGGCCGAGCAGGGCGCCGACCGCATCGTCGTCTTCCAGAACGGCGCGCTGTTCCCCTGGAAGACGATCCTCGATAACGTCGCCTACGGACCCATCATCCAGGGCCGGCTTTCCCGCGCCGAGGCCCGCGACAAGGCCGCGCACATGCTGGCCGAGGCCGGGCTGCACGACGTCGGCGACAAGTATCCGGGCGAAGTGTCCTCGGGCATGGCCCGGCGGGCGGAGATCGTGCGCGCGCTGATCAACGACCCCAAGGTGCTACTGCTCGACGAGCCCTATCGGGCGATGGACGCGCTCACCAAGTCGATCATGCACGAGGCGCTGCTCGAGATGTACGACCGGACCAAGGTCACGATTTTCTTCATCACCCACGATCTCGAGGAATCGATCTTCCTCGGCGATCGGGTGGTGGTGATGACCACCCGGCCGGCCAAGGTCAAGCAGATCGTCGACGTGAAGATTCCGCGGCCGCGCGACTACAAGATCCTCAGCTCGGACGAATTCCGCCAGTTGTTCGAGCAAGCCAAGGGCGCGGTCCACGAGGAAGCCATCAAGGCCTTCGAGGCCGGCGAGCGCGAGCTCGCCTGAACGAACAACGGGAACGATTCCATGGCCGTCGCCTCTTCATCCCCTTCGTCCGGTTCCTCCCGGTTTTCGCTCCGCGGCATGTTCGCCAGCCCTGTGTTCTGGCGCGGGATCGTCGCGATCGCGGTCGCGCTCGCGTTCTGGGAGCTGTGCTCCCGCTCCAAACAGATGTTCGGATTCCAGGTGCCGTGGATCGGCATGGTCCCGCCGCCGACCGCGGTGGTCACGGCCTGGGCCGGCGTCGTCACCGAGCTCGGCTATTGGCAAAGCTGGTATCTGAGCATCAATCGCGTGCTTGCCGGCTTCATCGCCGCGCAAATCGTCGGCATACCGTTCGGTCTCGCGCTCGCGGTCAACCGCTATTTCCGCGATATCTTCTTCCCGCCGTTCGAAATCCTGCGCCCGATCCCGCCGCTCGCCTGGGTGCCGGCGTCCCTGATCTTCTGGCCGACCAACGAAATGTCGATCGCGTTCGTGACCTTCCTCGGCGCGTTCTACACCATCGTCATCAACGTGCTCGGCGGCGCGCGCACCATCAACATTCAGTACCTGCGCGCGGCGCAATCGATGGGCGCGACCCAATGGCATCTGTTCTGGAAGATCATCCTGCCGGGCACGCTGCCCTCGATCTTCACCGGCGCGGCGGTCGGCATGGGCATCACCTGGGAAGTGGTGGTGGCCGCCGAGATGATTTCGGGCGGCGGCACCCAGGCCGGCGGCGGGCTCGGTTTCTTCATCTGGAATTCCTACATGGGCGGATCGCTCGAGCAGATCGTGGTCGGCATGATCTCGATCGGCATCGCCGGTTATCTCTGCTCGAGCGCGATCCGTTATCTCGGCTTCGCGGCCATGCCCTGGCGGCGGTTGTTCTAGGACGGGAATTGTGGCCATGAACATGACGTCACCGGCGACCGGCTTGGGCGCAATCCCCAGGGTCAACGTCGAGATCCGCGGTCTCAGCAAGGCCTACGGCGAAGCCTGGGAAGTCCAGCAGGTCATCGCCGACCTCGATCTCGACGTTTCGGCGGGGCAACTCACCGTGGTGATCGGTCCCTCGGGCTGCGGCAAATCCACGCTGGTCAATCTGATCGCCGGCTTCGAGCAGCCCGATTCGGGCACCATCAAGATCGACGGCGTGCCCGCCGGCGGTCCCGGGCGCGACCGCATGGTCGTGTTTCAGGAAACCGCCCTGATGCCCTGGCTGACGGTGCGCCAGAACGTCAGTTTCGGACCGAAGCTGCGCGGCGACATGGACCGGGCGACGCTCAGAGCCGAAGCCGACCGGCTGATCGAGAAGGTCGGTCTCGGCGAATTCAAGGATAAATACCCGCTTCAGCTGTCGGGCGGCATGCAGCGGCGCGCCGAACTGGCCCGCGCCATGATGAACCAACCGAAGCTGATGATCATGGACGAGCCGTTCCGCGGGCTCGACGCCATGTCGCGCGAGCTGATGCAGGAATTCTTCCTCAAGCTGTTCGAGGAAAACCGGCGCACCAACCTGTTCGTCACGTCCGAGATCGACGAGGCCATCTTCCTCGCCGATCGGTTGGTGGTGCTCTCCAATCGCCCGGCGACGGTGCGTCGCGTGATCCCGATCGAACTTCCCAGGCCGCGCACCTACGACATGCTGGGCAGCGCCCAGGCGTACGAATACAAGCGCGAGGCCCTCGACATCCTGCACCAGGAAGCGATGAAAAGCTTCAAGAAGGGCAGCGGCCAGAGCGACTTTCTCGAGGCTTACGCCAAGCGGGTTCAGTAGGGATCGCCCTTGGAGCTTCTCGGCCTGGTTGCCAGCCGGCCCGTGGTGATCGCGCTGGCCGTGACCGGCGCGATCGTCGCCACGGTCGGAAGCTGGCTCATGCGCAACCCGGGCCGGTTTGGCGCGCGCGGCGCGCGCCTGGTGTTGCGGATCGGCTACGGCATCACCGGCGTGAGCGTGTTTCTGTTCATCGTTGCCGGATTCATGGCGTAAGGGCGCGTCCTCAGACGCCCTTGGCCTGCGTCCGCCGGGTTTCCGCGGGCGCGCTTGTGCCGCTATTGCCGGTCAATTGTTCGGCCAGAGCGCCGGTCTTAATGGCTTCCTTCATCAATTCGACCATGGCGTTGGTCATCGGCCGCATCGGCTGTGCGTCGACCCAGACCAGTCCGACGTTTTGCACCACCTGCGGCTTCTCCAGCGCAATCAAGCGCGTGCGCGGGAAAGGCCCGATGAAATGCTGGAAGTGACTGGGAATAATCGTGGCGAGGTCGCCCTGCATGACGTGGAACACGAGATTCAGGATCGATTCCGATTCGAGCCTGGGTTTGGGCGTGACTCCGCATTTAGTGAACGCCTTGTTCATCGCCTGGCGTTCGTGGGTCGACGGCGACAGCAGGCAGAGCGGCAGGCCGGCGGCTTCCGCCCAGGCCATCGACGAGCGATTGCCCGCCCAGCCGCGATCGGGGATCAGGAGCGCAAATTCTTCCTCGTAGAGCGGAAGCGTCTTGAGGCGCCCGAGCGGCTGTTCCCCGAGATAGGTGACGCCGATGTCGAAATAGGAATTGATCAATCCGTCGATCATCTTGTCGAGACCGATGAAGTGGGTCTCGATCTGAACGCCGGGGTAGCGCACGAAGAACAGCCGGTCGATCATCGGCAGCACCGGGGAACTCATCGGCATCGCGCCGATGCGGATGCGTCCCTCGAGATTGCGGTGCATCAGGGCGAGCTCCATCAGCATCGCGTCGCGGTCGGCGAGAATGCGCTTGCCCCATTCGAGCACGCGCTTGCCTTCCTCGGTCAGCCCGCTGAAGCGTTGATGGCGCAACACGATCGGGATGCCGAGTTCCTGCTCAAGTTGCTTGACCGCGCTCGATAAGCTAGGCTGCGAAACGTTGCAGCGCTGCGCGGCCCGCCCGAAATTCTTCTCCTCGGCGAGAGTGGCCAGGTACTGGAACTGCCGCAGGAACATGACGATTCAACCCGACGGACGGGCCTCCCTGTTGTTCGGTTTGCGCGTGCGCGCGCCCAGGCGCGCATGATCCCGGTGCTCGGAATGTCGGTGCTTGGCGCGGCCGGCCTCGCGGGCGCCGTGCTTTTCGTCGGCGTGTTGATCGGCGCGACCGGTATCGGTGGCGTGCTGTTGGTGCCGACGCTCACCTTTCTCGGCGACGTGCCCGTTCACCTGGCCGTCGCCAGCTGCAATTTCAGCTATCTGTTCACCGGCTTGGTCGGTACCGCGCTCTATGCCCGCAAGGGCTCGATTTCGTGGGACATGGGCCTGTGGCTCGCCCTCGGCGCCATGCCCGGCGCCTATCTCGGCGCATTCATTCTGCCGCACGTGCCGGGCAACGTACTGCTCGCGCTGATCGCGCTCCTGATCGTGTTTTCCGGACTCAACGCCGTTCTCCGCGCCGAAGACGGCGCATCGACGCGCGAAACGCTGAACAGGAGCGCGCTGGCGGCGATCGGCGTCGTGGTCGGGGTCGGCTCCGCGCTTTCGGGTACGGGCGGGCCGCTCGTGCTGGTGCCGATTCTGCTGTGGCTCAAGATGCCGGCGATCGTCGCCATCGGGCTCAGCCAGACCGTCATGGTGCCGATTGCGCTGTTCGCCACCGCCGGCAACGTGATTCACGGACGCGTCGATTTCGTGCTCGGCGGCGCGCTCGCCGCGATCATGATGATCGGCGCGTTCGCGGGCGCCGATATCAGCCATCGGCTTCCCGCCGCTCAGTTGAAACGGGTGGTGGCGGTCCTGCTGATCGGGGTCGGCGCGATGATGCTGGCCCGGATCGGCATCGGCGCCTGAGGGGAGGCCGCGACGATGGCCTTCGACATCGCGAACGTGATTCCGGATTTCGGCGACGTCGAAGGCGAAGCGCGCGCCGTGCGCGAAAGCGCGGCCTTGTTCGATTTCTCGTTCATCGCCCGCGGGCGCGTCACCGGCCGCAACGCCGTCGCCATCCTGGAGCGCTTTCAGCCGCGCCCCGTCGGCGACATGGCGGCGGGAGCGATTCGTTACGCCCTCCGCCTCGGCGCGGGCGGGGCGGTCGAGGCCGACCTCACCCTCTGGCGGCTCGACGACCATGCCTTCGAGGTGATGAGCGGCCGCCGCCGGGACATCGCCGCGCTGATCGCGCTCGCCGGCGACGGCGCGCAGGTCGAGGACTTGAGCGACTCGAATGCCATTTTCGCCGTGCAGGGGCCGGGCTCCCTCGATGCGCTTGCGCCCCTTGGCGAGCGGGAGCGCCTGGCGGCCATTCCCTATTTCGGCCACGCCGAAGCGATCGTCGCGGGCATACCCTGCCGGGTCGGACGGCTCGGCTATACCGGCGAAAAAGGATTCGAGATCGTCGCCGACAAGGCCGCTGCCGCGCGACTGCGCGCGGCTCTGGCCCAACGCGCGCGCCCGGCGGGTTTCGCCGCCGCCGACATTCTGCGCATCGAGGCGGGGTTCATGTTGTTCGTCAACGAGTGCCGCCTGGGGGCGGACGCGGCCGCGCTCGGCCTCGAACGCCTTGCGCCCCATACCTCCGGCGGATCGCCGCTCCGCCTGGTCGCCTTCACGGCGGAACCTGAGCCGGTCCGATCTCCCTGGCAACCCGAGGAGCTTTATCCTCCGGAGCGGGGCGAGATCGCCGTCACCTCGGCCTGCACCAGCGTCGCGCTCGAAGAGCGGACGATCGGGCTCGGATTTGTCCACGTC from Rhodospirillales bacterium carries:
- a CDS encoding ABC transporter permease; translation: MVLGLGTWVLLYWLFCEVWRLPRFEKMPGPVALVRDWLSPHPFQGISIYTEVYYTHIWVSVRRIMIAFAIATVIGVPLGLLMGWSRRFKDYTFPILETLRPIPILAWVPLAILMFKGLETPVIFLATLASLFVTVLNTLLGVESIDEAYFRAAGCLGSKPRQVFWHVVVPGSLPFIFTGLQISMGVAWFSLVAAEMVSGDYGLGYMILSSYVNSVTVPMVIGMLTLGFVGWFTSALVRMTGNRLMQWRTRALALEGR
- a CDS encoding aromatic ring-hydroxylating dioxygenase subunit alpha, which codes for MPSRNAAQWNTPPNSLRIDEFVDSRIYSDPMIFEEELEKIWKKTWIPVCHESEVPEPYDFRTLTIAREPIIVVRGPDNKIRAFLNICPHRGMLIERRPSGSFMEGQASGNPKHMTCMFHGWQFDMKGNCVMITREKEGYQDRISRKDLGLRELRCETTFGNFVWVTLDDNNPQTVQQWAGPALECIQKNLDGAPLEVFHYHKAIIGCNYKLWHDTNSEFYHDYMHYHNRITGFNDAYFARKNMAFDNGHVVVGTFEVQYEKYQGAHSRAALSFPGLPPNQWYMVDLFPGANFNLRGSALRVDLMTPLGPDKVLIEFRGLGLKSDTAEERMQRIEHHNSIWGPFGRNLHEDLIGVAGQGTAMQTGAEPRRIIQARHENETIHDEIGMRHFYQEWGRWMNRLPSDPTRKYMEAAE
- a CDS encoding 2Fe-2S iron-sulfur cluster binding domain-containing protein, giving the protein MKIVVQTKAGERTFDCAADEKLLYAGLRQGVALPYECATGTCGTCKARAISGSIVPGWSAAPARSYLKPDRGEFLLCQESAAGDCTVFVPGKIPPEIELLPRPAYHWGTLGAYARLTADVVAFALDLDPAMTFVPGQFAILAVPEVDGGRAYSMVNFAAPAGRLEFVIKAKPGGKFSEWLFAADRNGTRVHVFGPLGRAVYRPEEDKNFLCIAGGSGIAGMMAILARADGTGHFARRRGHVFFGVRTANDVFFLDRMDDIAARSGGNLAVTVALSEGNAPDNLRARHAHLRFATGFVHAVAAQTMAGQYDNVVAFVAGPPPMVDGALRMLIMDARLPAKDIRYDKFG
- a CDS encoding nitrate ABC transporter substrate-binding protein, which produces MKMRIGSIALCAAVGIGLAAQPASAAVDFGKPGTPVKLVVGYQPYYTQSWSGVVMNGKKFWEARLPKGSTVEFQIGLQGAIIVNAMTGEKQHMGYVGDMPGIAATFRYIKERGGTDIRIIGSLGTSKQQCNVFFVRNDAPKFKNGVEAVKWMDGKVTSSPHGSCTDRFARLAFQKAGIKPDKYLNQNIEVITTNFRAGKLDAAVIWEPTASKLELEGIARRAASGEDFDALDGGFLIALNDLIQQRPDVIRAWMEAELDAQLFLLDPKNAGEVATMAQQQTEKIDRKILWASLYGEYPKDVGGGEVKNQLEYIVNDRVRKLLDDATAFLYSLDAKPAAAEKVRPEAVADQTAREVLKARNLSSPLGVIKAQPISAFKP
- a CDS encoding ABC transporter permease — protein: MFASPVFWRGIVAIAVALAFWELCSRSKQMFGFQVPWIGMVPPPTAVVTAWAGVVTELGYWQSWYLSINRVLAGFIAAQIVGIPFGLALAVNRYFRDIFFPPFEILRPIPPLAWVPASLIFWPTNEMSIAFVTFLGAFYTIVINVLGGARTINIQYLRAAQSMGATQWHLFWKIILPGTLPSIFTGAAVGMGITWEVVVAAEMISGGGTQAGGGLGFFIWNSYMGGSLEQIVVGMISIGIAGYLCSSAIRYLGFAAMPWRRLF
- a CDS encoding ABC transporter ATP-binding protein, which produces MTATTAVHGAAAPAAHRGGKGAISIKNVTKIYDPGGVNVIAVDNCSLEIASGEICMIVGPSGCGKTTLLNAIAGFHSITTGTIHLDGELLCGPDKPKAEQGADRIVVFQNGALFPWKTILDNVAYGPIIQGRLSRAEARDKAAHMLAEAGLHDVGDKYPGEVSSGMARRAEIVRALINDPKVLLLDEPYRAMDALTKSIMHEALLEMYDRTKVTIFFITHDLEESIFLGDRVVVMTTRPAKVKQIVDVKIPRPRDYKILSSDEFRQLFEQAKGAVHEEAIKAFEAGERELA
- a CDS encoding cyclic nucleotide-binding domain-containing protein, yielding MTQAITELLRKTPLFAGVSEAALAEIARASREETFDEGDRVYELGDDAEAIYIVAKGRVRFSIGVGNRAGTDSVMGPGQVFGWAALIDERPRRVATADCLEPCTIAVIPAKALLMIFDKDRASGYLVMRRLAGLIARDFLSALAV
- a CDS encoding Rieske 2Fe-2S domain-containing protein; translated protein: MAWKRVCSIEGFPVNAVRKFDVDGVEVVAVNLGGDFRVIPPMCPHMEEPLAESGLYQDGVFTCTKHLWQWDLKTGAKQGEAERDIKFYQSKVEGTDLLAFIDKPIVYEYIEE
- a CDS encoding LysR family transcriptional regulator, which produces MFLRQFQYLATLAEEKNFGRAAQRCNVSQPSLSSAVKQLEQELGIPIVLRHQRFSGLTEEGKRVLEWGKRILADRDAMLMELALMHRNLEGRIRIGAMPMSSPVLPMIDRLFFVRYPGVQIETHFIGLDKMIDGLINSYFDIGVTYLGEQPLGRLKTLPLYEEEFALLIPDRGWAGNRSSMAWAEAAGLPLCLLSPSTHERQAMNKAFTKCGVTPKPRLESESILNLVFHVMQGDLATIIPSHFQHFIGPFPRTRLIALEKPQVVQNVGLVWVDAQPMRPMTNAMVELMKEAIKTGALAEQLTGNSGTSAPAETRRTQAKGV
- a CDS encoding ABC transporter ATP-binding protein; the protein is MTSPATGLGAIPRVNVEIRGLSKAYGEAWEVQQVIADLDLDVSAGQLTVVIGPSGCGKSTLVNLIAGFEQPDSGTIKIDGVPAGGPGRDRMVVFQETALMPWLTVRQNVSFGPKLRGDMDRATLRAEADRLIEKVGLGEFKDKYPLQLSGGMQRRAELARAMMNQPKLMIMDEPFRGLDAMSRELMQEFFLKLFEENRRTNLFVTSEIDEAIFLADRLVVLSNRPATVRRVIPIELPRPRTYDMLGSAQAYEYKREALDILHQEAMKSFKKGSGQSDFLEAYAKRVQ